One region of Trinickia violacea genomic DNA includes:
- the radA gene encoding DNA repair protein RadA — MAKQKTLYTCTECGGQAPKWQGQCPACNAWNTLVETVAESPNAHRFQSLAKSAPVQRLAEIEAADVPRFSTGIGEFDRVLGGGLVAGGVVLIGGDPGIGKSTLLLQSLAGMANERRALYVSGEESAAQIGLRAQRLALLEPGSKAADLQLLAEIQLEKIQAAIETERPDVAVIDSIQTIYSEALTSAPGSVAQVRECAAQLTRIAKQSGTAIIMVGHVTKEGNLAGPRVLEHIVDTVLYFEGDTHSSFRLVRAFKNRFGAVNELGVFAMTERGLRGVANPSALFLSQHEQIVPGSCVLVTQEGSRPLLVEIQALVDTAHVPNPRRLAVGLEQNRLAMLLAVLHRHAGIACFDQDVFLNAVGGVKIAEPAADLAVLLAIHSSMRNKPLPKGLFVFGEVGLAGEIRPSPRGQERLKEAAKLGFTAALIPKANAPKQPIDGLQVLAVERIEQAIDRVKELE; from the coding sequence GTGGCGAAGCAAAAGACGTTGTACACCTGCACGGAATGCGGCGGGCAGGCTCCGAAGTGGCAAGGACAGTGCCCCGCGTGCAACGCGTGGAACACGCTCGTCGAGACCGTCGCCGAATCCCCGAATGCACACCGCTTCCAGTCGCTCGCGAAGAGCGCGCCGGTTCAGCGGCTTGCCGAGATCGAAGCGGCCGACGTGCCGCGCTTCTCGACCGGCATCGGCGAATTCGACCGCGTGCTGGGCGGCGGACTCGTGGCCGGCGGCGTGGTGCTGATCGGCGGCGACCCGGGGATCGGCAAATCGACGTTGCTGCTGCAGTCGCTCGCGGGCATGGCGAATGAGCGGCGCGCGCTTTACGTGAGCGGTGAAGAATCGGCCGCGCAGATCGGCTTGCGCGCGCAGCGTCTCGCATTGCTCGAACCCGGCTCGAAAGCGGCCGATTTGCAATTGCTCGCGGAAATCCAGCTCGAAAAAATCCAGGCGGCGATCGAAACCGAACGCCCGGACGTCGCCGTGATCGACTCGATTCAGACGATCTACTCCGAAGCGCTCACGTCTGCACCGGGCTCCGTCGCACAGGTTCGCGAGTGCGCGGCGCAGCTCACGCGCATCGCCAAGCAGTCGGGCACCGCGATCATCATGGTCGGTCACGTCACGAAAGAGGGGAATCTCGCCGGCCCGCGCGTGCTTGAACACATCGTCGACACCGTCTTGTACTTCGAAGGCGACACGCACTCGTCGTTCAGGCTCGTGCGAGCTTTCAAGAACCGCTTCGGCGCCGTCAACGAACTCGGCGTGTTCGCGATGACCGAGCGCGGCTTGCGCGGCGTCGCGAATCCGTCCGCGCTGTTTCTTTCGCAGCACGAGCAGATCGTGCCCGGCTCATGCGTGCTCGTTACACAGGAAGGCTCGCGGCCGCTGCTCGTCGAAATCCAAGCGCTCGTCGATACGGCGCACGTGCCGAATCCGCGCCGGCTGGCAGTCGGGCTCGAGCAGAACCGCCTCGCGATGCTGCTCGCCGTGCTGCATCGCCACGCGGGCATCGCCTGCTTCGATCAGGACGTGTTTCTGAATGCCGTGGGCGGCGTGAAAATCGCCGAGCCGGCTGCCGATCTTGCGGTGCTGCTCGCGATCCATTCGTCGATGCGCAACAAGCCGCTGCCCAAGGGGCTGTTCGTGTTCGGCGAAGTCGGCCTGGCCGGCGAGATCCGGCCGTCGCCGCGCGGACAGGAACGGCTCAAGGAGGCGGCGAAGCTCGGGTTCACGGCGGCGCTGATTCCGAAGGCGAACGCGCCGAAGCAGCCGATCGACGGCTTGCAAGTGCTCGCCGTGGAGCGCATCGAGCAGGCGATCGACCGCGTCAAGGAACTCGAATAG
- a CDS encoding DUF2866 domain-containing protein encodes MTAARPLDNLRGCRVSDPIPRPWGGGCRIVEWIDTEGRISRRVVAEDVTAAEVIATIKRHVEGRKHLMFDDELAPRQTLPRR; translated from the coding sequence ATGACGGCTGCCCGCCCGCTCGACAACCTGCGCGGTTGCCGGGTATCGGACCCGATTCCGCGGCCTTGGGGCGGTGGATGCCGGATCGTCGAGTGGATCGATACGGAAGGGCGAATTTCGCGGCGCGTCGTCGCCGAAGATGTGACCGCGGCCGAGGTGATCGCGACGATCAAACGCCACGTCGAAGGACGCAAGCACCTGATGTTCGACGACGAGCTCGCGCCTCGGCAAACGCTGCCACGGCGCTGA
- a CDS encoding CaiB/BaiF CoA transferase family protein, with translation MTLHAPLQGLRVVDLTRLLPGPVATLRLAELGADVLKIEEPGAGDYARSIMQSTADKAAGQPSTFYKIVNRGKRETRLDLKSETGLTVLRALVSEADVLVESFRPGVMERLGLGYETLAALNPKLVYCAITGYGYDSAFSQRPGHDLNYLAYAGALDQIRTRDGTPAIPNIQIADLLGGALTAVTQILAALWQVARGGSGAFLDVSMAHAVYAHNIVGRTALADSIKEGRSHLGAPPAASGLLNGGVPCYNIYRTADGRWLAVGALELKFWERLCKALNRDDWASRHWSLGQAIDGPDATALKREMADLFAEHPLDDWVSLLEPLDCCVSPVLTTEEAANHVLFQLDRE, from the coding sequence TTGACGCTTCATGCACCGCTGCAAGGCTTGCGCGTCGTCGACCTGACGCGCCTGTTGCCCGGCCCGGTCGCGACGCTGCGCCTCGCAGAGCTGGGCGCCGACGTCCTCAAAATCGAAGAGCCGGGTGCCGGCGACTATGCCCGCTCGATCATGCAAAGCACGGCCGATAAAGCCGCCGGCCAGCCGAGCACGTTCTATAAGATCGTCAACCGAGGCAAACGCGAGACACGCCTCGACTTGAAATCGGAAACCGGGCTGACGGTGCTGCGCGCGCTCGTCAGCGAGGCGGACGTGCTCGTCGAGAGCTTCCGGCCCGGCGTGATGGAACGTCTCGGGCTCGGCTATGAAACGCTCGCCGCGCTCAACCCGAAGCTCGTCTATTGCGCGATCACCGGCTACGGCTACGACAGCGCGTTCTCGCAGCGGCCGGGGCACGACCTCAACTATCTCGCCTACGCGGGTGCGCTCGATCAGATCAGGACGCGCGACGGCACGCCGGCCATTCCGAACATTCAGATCGCGGACCTGCTTGGCGGCGCGCTGACCGCCGTGACGCAGATCCTCGCCGCGCTGTGGCAGGTGGCACGCGGCGGCAGCGGCGCTTTTCTGGACGTGTCGATGGCACACGCCGTGTACGCGCACAATATCGTCGGGCGGACGGCGCTGGCAGACTCGATCAAGGAAGGCCGCAGCCATCTCGGCGCGCCGCCTGCGGCCTCCGGCCTGCTCAACGGCGGCGTGCCGTGCTACAACATCTACCGCACGGCTGACGGCCGCTGGCTCGCCGTCGGTGCGCTCGAACTCAAGTTCTGGGAAAGGCTCTGCAAGGCGCTCAACCGCGACGATTGGGCGAGCCGCCACTGGAGCCTCGGACAAGCGATCGACGGACCGGACGCCACCGCGCTGAAGCGGGAGATGGCCGACCTGTTTGCCGAGCATCCACTCGACGATTGGGTCTCGCTGCTCGAACCGCTCGACTGTTGTGTTTCCCCGGTGCTGACCACCGAGGAAGCGGCGAACCACGTGCTATTCCAGCTAGACCGCGAATAA
- a CDS encoding ATP-binding cassette domain-containing protein: MIRFNQFSLARGTKPLFDATSFALNPGEKAGLVGANGAGKSTLFAVLRGELHADAGDFSMPPSWQIAHVAQETPAVDKTALDYTLDGDAALRAIEARIASASAAHDGAAEAEAHAAFADADGYTAPARAEALLLGLGFTLEQTRESVASFSGGWRMRLNLAQALMCRSDLLLLDEPTNHLDLDAIVWLEDWLHRYPGTLVVISHDREFLDSVCNVTLHLENLQVKRYGGNYSQFEVLRAQQLALQQSAYQKQQKTIEHLHSFINRFKAKATKARQAQSRMKALEKMELIAPAHIASPFTFEFRTPDAAPNPMMVMEDVRCGYHTEDGTGEIPIVEGVALSIQNGQRIGLLGANGQGKSTLIKTLAGTLAPLSGHTREGRGLRIGYFAQHQLETLRSDDSPLQHLARLAPDTREQELRDFLGGFNFSGDMATAAIAPFSGGEKARLALALIIWQKPNLLLLDEPTNHLDLETRHALTMALAQFEGTLILVSHDRHLLRATTDQFMLVAKHRLQPFDGDLDDYRDWLLQHAADQRAAAKAATSAESANGNGTADSAANRKEQRRQEAETRQKLSQLKKPLQSRIAKIEKEMDALNAEKATLDAFVADSASYEPAMKAKLTDAIRRQAEVSSRLETLEAEWLDAHEELEQIG, translated from the coding sequence GTGATCCGTTTCAATCAGTTCAGCCTCGCGCGCGGCACCAAGCCGCTTTTCGACGCGACTTCGTTTGCGCTCAATCCCGGCGAGAAAGCCGGTCTGGTCGGCGCGAACGGCGCCGGCAAATCGACGCTGTTCGCGGTCCTGCGCGGCGAGCTCCACGCCGACGCGGGCGATTTTTCGATGCCGCCGTCGTGGCAGATCGCGCACGTCGCGCAGGAAACGCCCGCCGTCGACAAAACCGCGCTCGACTATACGCTCGACGGCGATGCCGCGCTGCGCGCGATCGAAGCGCGCATCGCTTCGGCTTCGGCGGCCCATGACGGCGCCGCCGAAGCCGAAGCGCACGCTGCGTTCGCCGACGCCGACGGTTACACGGCGCCCGCGCGCGCCGAAGCGCTGCTGCTCGGCCTCGGCTTCACGCTCGAACAGACGCGTGAGAGCGTCGCGAGCTTTTCGGGCGGCTGGCGCATGCGCCTGAATCTCGCGCAAGCCCTGATGTGCCGGTCCGACTTGCTGCTGCTCGACGAACCCACCAACCACTTGGATCTCGATGCCATCGTCTGGCTCGAAGACTGGCTGCACCGCTATCCCGGCACGCTCGTCGTGATCTCGCACGACCGCGAATTCCTCGATTCGGTGTGCAACGTCACGCTGCATCTCGAGAACCTTCAAGTGAAGCGCTACGGCGGCAACTATTCGCAGTTCGAGGTCCTGCGCGCCCAGCAGCTCGCGCTGCAGCAAAGCGCTTACCAGAAACAACAGAAGACGATCGAGCATCTGCATAGCTTCATCAATCGATTCAAGGCGAAGGCGACCAAGGCGCGGCAGGCCCAGAGCCGGATGAAGGCGCTCGAAAAGATGGAACTGATTGCGCCGGCGCACATCGCCTCGCCGTTCACGTTCGAATTCCGGACACCCGACGCCGCGCCGAACCCAATGATGGTGATGGAGGACGTGCGCTGCGGCTATCACACGGAAGACGGCACGGGCGAGATTCCGATCGTCGAGGGCGTCGCGCTGTCGATCCAGAACGGGCAGCGCATCGGCCTTCTCGGCGCGAACGGCCAGGGGAAGTCGACGCTCATCAAGACGCTCGCGGGCACGCTCGCCCCGTTGTCCGGGCACACGCGCGAAGGCCGTGGGCTGCGCATCGGATACTTCGCTCAGCATCAGCTCGAAACGCTGCGCTCCGATGATTCGCCGCTTCAGCATCTCGCACGCCTTGCGCCCGATACGCGCGAGCAGGAACTGCGCGACTTCCTCGGCGGCTTCAACTTCTCCGGCGACATGGCCACAGCCGCGATCGCGCCGTTTTCGGGAGGCGAAAAAGCCCGCCTCGCGCTGGCACTGATCATCTGGCAAAAGCCGAATCTGCTGCTGCTCGACGAACCGACCAACCACCTCGACCTCGAAACGCGCCACGCGCTCACCATGGCGCTCGCGCAATTCGAGGGCACGCTGATCCTCGTATCGCACGACCGCCACCTGCTGCGCGCGACGACCGATCAGTTCATGCTGGTCGCCAAGCATCGGCTGCAGCCGTTCGATGGCGATCTCGACGACTACCGCGACTGGCTGCTGCAGCACGCAGCCGACCAGCGCGCGGCCGCGAAAGCCGCGACGAGCGCGGAGAGTGCAAACGGCAACGGCACCGCCGACTCCGCTGCCAACCGCAAGGAACAGCGCCGTCAGGAAGCCGAGACGCGCCAGAAGCTCTCGCAGCTCAAGAAGCCGCTGCAGTCGCGAATCGCGAAGATAGAAAAGGAAATGGACGCGCTGAACGCGGAAAAAGCTACACTCGATGCCTTTGTTGCCGACTCCGCGAGCTACGAGCCCGCGATGAAGGCCAAGCTGACCGATGCAATCAGACGGCAAGCAGAAGTGAGCTCGCGCCTCGAAACGCTCGAAGCCGAGTGGCTCGACGCACACGAGGAACTCGAACAAATCGGCTAG
- a CDS encoding glutathione peroxidase: MGDIYQFTARRLGGESIGLDCYRDKVLLIVNTASECGFTPQYAGLQKLHQQYAARGFEVLGFPCNQFGKQEPGDAAQIGTFCEKNFGVTFPMFDKIDVKGPNAHPLYRYLTGEAPGFLGLKAIKWNFTKFLVDRKGGIVKRYAPKTKPEEIEKDIEALL; encoded by the coding sequence ATGGGAGATATCTACCAGTTCACCGCTCGCAGGCTCGGCGGCGAATCGATCGGGCTCGACTGCTATCGCGACAAGGTGCTGCTGATCGTCAACACGGCGAGCGAATGCGGGTTCACGCCGCAGTACGCCGGGCTGCAAAAGCTGCATCAGCAATACGCGGCGCGCGGCTTCGAAGTGCTCGGCTTTCCGTGCAATCAATTCGGCAAGCAGGAGCCGGGCGACGCGGCGCAAATCGGCACCTTCTGCGAGAAGAACTTCGGCGTGACGTTTCCGATGTTCGACAAGATCGACGTCAAAGGGCCGAACGCGCATCCGCTCTATCGCTATTTGACCGGCGAGGCGCCGGGGTTCCTCGGTCTCAAGGCGATCAAGTGGAATTTCACGAAGTTTCTCGTGGATCGCAAAGGGGGCATCGTGAAGCGCTACGCGCCCAAGACGAAGCCGGAGGAGATCGAGAAGGATATCGAAGCGCTACTGTAG